The window cctttaatgtccaattctgTTGCCCCTGAGACTCAGACCGAAAGGTAGAGCATATTTAAGAAGCTTACATCGATCGCTGAGCCTTCTCTGAAATGGGGATCCGAGGATGAGTGAATTGTGTTTGGGAACTTGCCTCAAATGACGTCTCTGGCTTGTTTCACATTCGCTTTGATGACATTTTACTCAGTTGTTTTCTTTCCCTATTCTATTCTTCCTTTAGATTAATTTCCCCCAAAATGGCCTCACCctgctaaatatatatttttatattttctttgttaaaattgaaTCCATAAAAACGAATCCAACCTGCTAAATATCTAGtagtatattttcacttttgaaaaatgaatCCAAAAAAATGGCCTCAActtgctaaatatatatttttatattgtctttGTTAGAATTGAATCCATAAAAATGAACTCAACCTGCTAAATATCTAGTGTTATATTTCAATTTCTGAAACTGAATCCAGAAAAATGGCCTCAACCTACTACTGTAAAtatctagttttatatattttttaaaaactgaatccATGAAAATGGCCTTATTTGCTAAatatcttgttttatatttttttctttttattggaatCTATAACAATGGCCTCAACCTGCTAAATAtctagttttatattttctttgttttcaactGAATCCATAAAAACGACCTCAACTTGACAAGTGTCTGGGAAACGGGTAAAAATCTCGTTAGCGTCTCCCGCCATAAAATCATTCATCATTAGAAAAGGTATAACTTGTTTAAGTCTTTTATAGCTAACTTACAAGTTACTGCATTGCATTGCAAATGCTGTTCATTTATACAAAGATAAACAGCTTATAAGGACTTTTATTAACATCATAATATGCCGGTGAAATTACCTGAAATGACGAGGATCAGGATATCGTGAAAGTATAACAGCAAATTATgctatttcataataaatacaaaaaccaaaCTTAACAATATAAGACTTCGGAACTCCCACTAAATAAGATTATGAAAGCGAATATTATTTGTCATTCAAACACCTAGGTATTTTGTAGCGcgttatatataatgtttcatgTTGATGAATtgcaagaacagaaaaaaaatacaatcacatttttcatgaagaaataagcAGGATAAGAACAAGAAAACGAGTGATAATCAtttcatgaagaagaaaaacgaaaaaaaaagaatgtcaaggttttttattttctaattagagGACAGgaacaatgaagaagaaaaaggtcAATCTTTTTACGACgaaagaatgagaaggaaaaggTCAGGACACTCGCAGAGAACGagacaaaatcaagaaataaaagctGGTTAAGGTCAAGTCACTTACCGTGATCAAAGAACGCAAACAAGTAATCCAAAGCCCAAATGAGCCATCGAGACCAACGACAAACTTTCATGCAAGAAGTTACGAGGAGTAAACGCGTTTCATACTTGATTTGCCTGTAAATTTAATACCACGTTATTTACCGGTTTGTAACGCGTAGAATTAAAGGGTATCTTCCCAATAACTACCTGTCGGGTTTCCGTTTACGATTTCCTTCCTGTCGAGTTAAGAAATAACTGACATCAGGCCAAAACTTCAAAACGTAATTCAGAATCCAGTTAAGGGGTTATTTACAATTGACATACCAGGTATTGCCTACTTGTATTGCACCGTATATACTATTGAGTtagattattattaagattaaattaACATTCTATgttaaatataagttttacacTTTCCCAATGCAAGACTTAGCAACCCTCGTTTCACATTGGGTTGATAGTATTGTGTATTGCACATATGTTTCGCGTTGAGGTGCAATTGCATGAGAGAAATGATCATGCGTAAGTGTACAGGATAGTGAAGCTTAGGTACAGAAACTACTGCAAGAGCTTTAAAGCGCTTGTTAGAGCTGAACGTATGACTCTGATACGGCTAAAAGTAAGATCATGTGGGCaaataaaaaaccagaaaaatggaGATGTGGCagagtaaaatatgtaaatttcagaACACCTTCAGTGTAATTCAATAACATACCCGAGGGGTAAAATCAGTAATGATAGGACATCGTGTTATGTGAAgtgtcttatttatataaatgatgaaaattgtATAGCAgcaaaaaaatttccttattcAAATATTGCTACAACTCtaactactaccactactactagtGCTATTAGGAGTAGAAGTAGTACTTTTACTTCTGATACTGACGATCATACCACTACCAGTGATTCGTCACCCTTATAACGAGAACGGATtcttgataaaaatgataaaagtaaaatgttacaTATTTCAATGAGGGCCACTAGAAAGGGAACTTTATCAGCACATATGAATGCACTGAACTTGTATCCGtttcaagagctctctctctctctctctctctctctctctctctctctctctctctctctctctgtggagtttCCCGTAAATAGCgcagaaaataaggaaagaacACTCCAAGAAATCATGGGAGTGGGAGCTAAATCTGATAAGGAagaatttcttgtttctttttttttttttttatttctgaatatctATTTCCCTTTTCGGAAATAAGATCTATGGCCTTGTCAGTATCTTCAACAGATGGGATTTATCTGTTTTTGGTTGCGGCATTTGTATTCGAAAAGGACAGGGCAGATGTCATAGGCTCTCATTTTCctgtatccttcttcttcttcttcttcttcttcttcttcttcttcttcttcttcttccatgtttTTGTGTGCTTCCGGGAAAAATGGCCTTGTTCAGGGCagatatctttcttcttcttcttcttcttcttcttcttcttcttcttcttcttcttcttcttcttcttcttcttcttcattcttttttgtgACCTTCCAGGAAAAATGGCCTTGTTCAGGGCAAATATCCttctatccttcttcttcttcttcttcttcttcattctttttgtgACCTTCCAGGAAAAATGGGCTTGTTCAGGGCAGATGGCATAggctttcattttcttctatccttcattttctccctcccctacttcttcttcttcttcttcttcttcttcttcttcttcttcttcttcttcttcttcttcttccatccttTCGAGACCTTCCAGAAAAAATGGTCATGTTCAGGGAAGATGTCGCAGgctctcattttcctctttatccttcttcttcttcgttatttTCTTCATCGTTATTTTTTGTGACCTCCCAGAAAAAATGGCCATGTTCAGGTAAATGCCCCGAAGGTCAAAGACCTGTTTCTGAGGACAGAGTTGTAAACAGGAATTAACTGAGGACATGTATTGGCTGTTGACATGTAGCTGGGAGCGAAACACAAATAGAACGTCTTTTCCAGCATATTTTCAATGCCGTAATGGTAAGggaagacctttttttttttttttccttccttaagagaactctctttttttttttttcttttttagatctTCATGTTGAGGAGTCCCCGAATACATAACCAAACCATAatattattttggcatttttcgAACCATCTTGGGAATCTGCGTGTTTTTCAAAGGATTGTGATATCAGACGAAAGGGCTAAGTACGATTTAAAAAAGGAAGGACGAGAAATATATGCGTAGACatttaaaaaggggaaaaatgggtaCTTACGTAAACACCAActgaacaaaaatcagaaaagaCGACCCAATAAATAGCCAGAAAGTTGTTTTGAAAGTTATTGCAGTCTCGAGCTCATTCACAggcatatctatctatttatgtaattTACGTAGGAAGTTTTAGATACCTAAGATaataaatttttggtaaaatagaaaaaacagtgATATAAGGTAAATTCTAAAGCACATTACAATGGACTCTAGCTCGAAATGTCCAAAATCTTTGAAATGATTTATTCTAAAAGAAGATAATTTACCAGAAGGATCATGAAATTCTTAGACTGTACAACTCTCCCGAAAAAtgggtagtagtagtattatataACCGCTGAACTCCACAAACACCTCGGGTATGAAAATGCTAGCATACTCCCGAGATatatactagtattgcaccagccccgatttttttttccatgccccaaggttaggttaggttggttaagTTGAGTTAGATTAGGTTAGTTAGTTGCTCTATGGTGCTTTGGATGTGGGAAACGTTATGAGattattttccagaaaattctatggttggtttttaagatatggcgtcccgctttttatcagggaaaggtctcgggcTGGAgcaatactcggttacatctcgggaaaatgcctccgGGTACATGTTAGTCACGCAAGCAAACGATTAAAGATAAACAGCTAGTAAGTAAATGAATCTGCGTTCATAATATAACGTCTTCGTCAACATTGCTTTCTTCAAAATCTTTATGAAATCAGGTTTTAAGAATTATCAAAATGTCTTGCAATTTAATAATGTCTTCGTGTTCCTAGTGGTTATGACACTCGCCTCTCCTGAAGGAAGGCAAATTGGTTCATTTACCAGAAGTACACAGTGGTATAGCTTTAATAACATCTTATTAAACACCACTGTGAATTATGCACCTGGTTATTAAATAACTGTGGTGGATAGAAATTGATTTACCCTTCCTTCTGGAACTCATTGGGTCTCACAAGATGAGATGCATAGTCTATTTTCTATCGCTACCCTTATTGCGACCAACCACAGTCATCTATCTACCAGGTGCATATTCCAACGGAGCCTGCCCACCGCATTCAAACTGTCCGGGTGAAAATGTTTAAATCACTGGACTACACAGAACACGTACGCACAcatacgaacacaaacacactcacatgcatatacatatatatatatatatatatatatatataatatatatgcataaatataatatcACGCTTCTTCCTTAGAGGATCAAGAGAATATGGTGGCAAAAGGCCAGCTCAATCGAACAATATCAGCTTCCACAAAAGAAATATTATGTCTATACATTGCATGTTTAGGTCAGGGATATGCCATTAGTCAGCGAATGAGAATCAGCGCAAGTGAAActgtattatgtaaaaaaaagttcttgcaaGCACGAAAGCTCTGAATACATCCGATCTTCCCTTTCATTTGAAGCAGTTCGGTTTTAACTGTAAACTGACGTCACATCGACACGGTCAttgacgccagagagagagagagagagagagagagagagagagagagagagagagagagagagagagaaattaatggtGAACGATCTCCTTGCATTGTGCTGTGCGTTGcttcatttcatgttatcataagtcctttttttttttcttaataaaaaaaaataaagttgaaactagTCCAAGTTTTAACTAGTACTGGTATTTACCTGCTTGTTTGTTTACTATCTTTCTCGATATCTCAAAAACATtctgattattttaaataaactcTATTATAGAAAGTCGGGTTCTGGTCCAAGGAAGGCTTGATCAGGTTTTGGAATGAATCCTGGTATGAATGAGGGTccaactttttcttccttttttttaacgGAACTTATCTCAAAAAGAATAGATGGTTTTTAATGGAGTTTTGGGGAGTGGTGGGTCACGTGCCAAGGAAGTGGTCATTAGAATTTGAGGTGGATCTGAGGAGAGATTGGGCTTCCCAGGaacttccaaatttttttattgattttttttctatcgtgacttttttattttttcccctgtgtATGCATAATCGATATTCATGCCGGTTTCTGATGACTGTCAGAACACAGAATTATAATTGATTTCTGAATGCCTAATACTTGGGTATATTAAACTTactctttattttagttttgtttattcattttaatatcaaGTTATATCCCAAAAGGGTCGATTATcattttctatgtttatttaaGTGTGAGACTGAGAGATTACTATTGCAtgctgtttgttgttttatttgggTAGTCACTGGGAagtcttataaaaaataacaattattttttgtgtagccttcttcctttcttctcgaatggaagcttttttttttttacagaagcctGGCAAGCAAGCCTATTGTTTTTGGGCtaatttgataaaaatgtatgaataataataataataataataataataataataataataataataataataataataataatgtgaagtttTAAATCTCattgtaatttttaatcattattttatggaTAGATCTCCGATTAATAAAATGTCCAGAATGAAATTTTGCTTGCACTTTTCTAggtattttaacaaataaaatctaatctAGATGACGAAAATCAATAAGACAAACGATAAAATTCACAAATTACACAAAAacgaaatgaagatgaaaaagaaaatcgtATTTTCGAGTCACAATGACAACTAGATGCTCAACCCAACGTTGGTATTTCAAACGTTTGTACTTTACCTCTTTCTTCTGTACTTGAGGTTTGTACTAAACATTTCCCCCTTCCTATATTTCTCAGGAGGCGACTCAGTCCTGCGTTGCGTCCCAGGAACCTGCTGTACAGCCTGTTGTGGGGTAGACGTCGGAATAAATCTTAGGAAACGAGGGCAAATATTCCCCGGCGTCATATCACCTTCAGCTACGAGAGTTTCCGAAAACTTGGTAGACTGATAACCGCAGCCGGAAAACTTTTCCTGCGGAAGTCCTGTAGATGAGAAGTTTGTTCGTGTGTGGTCTAGCAAAGTCTCGGATCTTTTGTGTAGGTTTTTACAATAGGCAAATGTAGGTGTcagcatgaacacacacacacgtacacaaacaaacactcagAGGTAAATACAcatactcagatatatatataatatacatatatatgtatgtatgtatatatatatatatgtatatgtatgtatatatatatatgtatatatatatatatatatgtgaaatttttatcacaccgtgatttatatacaatcatgaagctacaaatgtcgtttaatatcaaatatacctcgagtatctccgatggagaattatcaccgaagggaatttatataagtgataatgatgGCGCGGTTTGTCTActgtcgttgaatgggtccatgtcatttGTGGTACTTCTGTCTCCATCGTACTTGTGTACGTAGCttcatgattaaatatatatatataaatatatgtatatgtatatgtatatgtatatatatatatatatatatatatatatatatatatatatatatatgtatatatatatatatatatatatatatatatatatatatatatatatatatatatctacacacacacacacacacatatatatatatatatatatatatatatatatatatatatatatatatatatatatatatatatatatatatataatatatatatatgtgtatgtgtgttgtgtgtgtttgcttctgtctgtctgtttgtgtacgtgtgtgtgtgtgtgtgtgtgttcgctcaCACCTACATTTGCCTGTGGTAAAACCTGCACAAAAGATCCGAGACTTTGCTAGACCACGCACGAACAAACTTCTCATCTACAGGGCTTCCGCAGGGAAAGTTTTCCGGCTGCGGTTATCAGTCTACCAAGTTTTCGGAAACTCTCGTAGCTGAAGGTGATATGACGCCGGGGAATATTTACCCTCGTTTCCTAAGATTTATTCCGACGTCTACCGCATAACAGGCTGTACAGCAGGTTCCTGGGACGTCCTGCAGAACTGAGTCGCCTCCTAAGAAATACAGGAAGGGGAAAATGTTTAGCGCAAACCGCAAGTAAGTACAGTTGGCTCtgaaaaaagagatgaaatactAACGCTTGAATTACAAACGTTCGTTGGCGTGTCTCGTTTTTGAGGTGACTGGAAATGAGGATTTGCTTTTTcgtcttcatttcatttctttcatttatttcgttattttatcttttgtccaTTTGATTTTGGTCGTCTATATCAGCTTGTGTTTGTTAGAGATTCCTGGAAGAGTGGAAAACCATGTATATTTGAAAACGTAATTTCATTCAGGACATTCATAAGAGATCTATCCgaaaaaaaatagtagaaatgACAAAGTGGATTAAAAGctcacattaattgccgttgttgttattgttattactattattattattattattattattattattattattattattattattattattattattagcccaaAAACCATGTTCTCTCTTCTCaggttctataaaaaaaaaagcatccatttgagaagaaaggaaggttatacagaagaaaaaattatttatattataagaCTTACCAATGGCTACCTAAATAACACAACAAACAGTATGCAATAGTAATCTCTCGACCTCACATCTTAAcacaaatggaaaatgataatCACCCCTTTTGGAATATATCTTGATAATGAGCGACACAAAAAATTGAatgccagggagagagagagagagagagagagagagagagagagagagagagagattagtggtGAACGATCTCCTTGCGCTGTgcgttgttttatttcataacatCATGTGTCCAtttcttactaaaataaaaaaagaagttgaaagtaGACCAGTTGTTAACTCGTATTTACCTGCTTGTTTGTTTACTAGCCTTCTCAATATCTCAACAAGATTCTGCTTATTGCAAATAAACTTTATTGTAGAAAGTCGGGTTCTGGGCCAAGGAAGGGTTTATCAGATTTTGGAATGAATCCTTTAATGAATGagggccaattttttttttaaccggaaGTTATCTCAAAAAGTGCCAAGGGACAGTTCATTAAATTTTGAGATGAATCTGACGAGGGAATGAGATTCTgggtttttcaagttttttattgattttttttttttttatcgcgagTTTTTCCTGCGTTTTCCTTATGTATGCATAATGGATATTCATACCGATTACTGATTTTTGTAAGAACACAGAATTATAGTTGATTGCTGGATACTCAGTACTTGGGTACATTAAAATCGTATTTAAGATATTCATTTGATAAAAGGATAACTCGCCGTTTAAATCGCTGTTAATTCAGTAATTTATAAAACGAATAGAGTGAAGCGTAATTTAAACAGCAAGTTATCTTTGTCTCAAACGAATAGCTTATACACGACTGTAATTTAATGTATACCAAAATATTAAGTATGCAGAAATCAATTATGATTCTGTGTTATGGCAATTATCAGTAATCGGCATGAACGCCGATTATGCATACACGAGGAAAACACAGGAAAactcacgataaaaaaaaatcaataaaaaaacttggAAGTTCCCAGGAAACTCATTCTCCCCTCAGATCCATCTCAAAATTTAATGACTCCTCCCTTGGCACGTGGCCCACCTCTCCCCAAAACTCCAGTAAAAACcatccataacttttttttagataacttctggtaaaaaaaaaatgaaaaataaattctggaCCCTCATTCATATCAGGATTCATTCCAAAAATCTGATCAAGTTTCCCTTGGACCAGAACCCGACTTTCTATAGCAGAGTTTATTTGAAATAATCAGAATGTTTTTGAGATATCGAGAAGGATAGTAAACAAACAAGCAGGTAAATACTAGTCCTAGTTAAAACTTGGACtagtttcaactttttttttttttttttgagaaagcaaAAATGGGCATATGATATCATGAAATGAAACAATGCACATCACTATGCAGGAAGATCGTTCACCAttaatctttcttctctctctctctctctctctctctctctctctctctctctctctctctctctctggcgtcaaTGACCGTGTCGATGTGACGTCAGTTTACGGTTAAAAACGAACTGCCCCAAATGAAAGGGAAGATCGGTTGTGTGCAGAGCTTTCGTGCTTGCAAgaacttttttatataatgcatTTTCACTTGCACTGATTCGCATTCGCTGACTAATGGCATATCCCTGGCCTAAACATGCAATGTATAGACATAATATTTCTTTTGTGGAGGCTGATGTTGTTCGATTGAGCTGGCCTTTTGCCAGGATACTCCCTGATTCTGAGAGCAAGTaatgtgatgtatatatgtatatatatatatatatatatatatatatatatatatatatatatatatatatatatatacatatgtgtgtgtttgttgtttgtgtgtgttcgcaTTCGTGGTCCAGTGGTTAAAACACTTGTGTTTGGAGAGGTACCCAGTTTGATCCCGAACGGGTCTGAACGCAGTGTGCAGGATCCCTTGAAATTCTTCATCCCACCGCAATTCTTAACAATGAATAAAGTACCTGGTAGATAGCTGGATGTGGTTGGTCCTAATCAGGATAAGGGAA of the Macrobrachium rosenbergii isolate ZJJX-2024 chromosome 49, ASM4041242v1, whole genome shotgun sequence genome contains:
- the LOC136832361 gene encoding uncharacterized protein, whose product is MEEEEEEEEEEEEEEEEEEEEVTKRMKKKKKKKKDRRIFALNKAIFPGRSQKRMKKKKKKKKKKKKKKKKKKKKKKKDICPEQGHFSRKHTKTWKKKKKKKKKKKKKKKKDTGK